The following proteins are co-located in the Nitrospirota bacterium genome:
- a CDS encoding slipin family protein — protein MNLIFSPLTVLILFALVVGMGFHVLREYERAVIFRWGRLARGLVGGTGPGVVIIIPFVDKLVRVSLRTVAMDVPPQDVITKDNVTVKVNAVIYFRVVDQQRAIVEVEDYLYATSMMAQTTLRSVLGQSQLDDLLSRRDEINTELQRIIDQQTEPWGVKVTAVEVKNVDLPQEMQRAIARQAEAERERRAKVIHAEGEYQAAQRLAEAAGVISQNPVALQLRYLQTLVEIAAEKNSTTIFPVPIDIITPLIKGLERKA, from the coding sequence ATGAATCTCATCTTCAGCCCGCTCACGGTTCTGATCCTGTTCGCGCTGGTCGTCGGCATGGGGTTCCACGTCCTGCGGGAATACGAGCGGGCCGTGATCTTCCGGTGGGGACGGCTGGCCCGCGGCCTCGTGGGAGGCACCGGGCCCGGCGTCGTGATCATCATCCCGTTCGTCGACAAGCTGGTCCGGGTCAGCCTGCGGACGGTCGCGATGGACGTGCCGCCCCAGGACGTCATCACGAAGGACAACGTGACGGTCAAGGTGAACGCGGTCATCTATTTCCGCGTGGTGGACCAGCAGCGGGCGATCGTGGAAGTCGAGGACTACCTCTACGCGACCTCCATGATGGCGCAGACGACGCTCCGCAGCGTGCTGGGACAGAGCCAGTTGGACGATCTCCTGTCCAGGCGGGACGAGATCAACACCGAGTTGCAGCGGATCATCGACCAGCAGACGGAGCCCTGGGGCGTCAAGGTCACGGCCGTGGAGGTCAAGAACGTGGACCTGCCCCAGGAGATGCAGCGGGCCATCGCCCGGCAGGCGGAGGCCGAGCGGGAGCGCCGGGCCAAGGTCATCCACGCCGAAGGCGAGTACCAGGCGGCCCAGCGACTGGCCGAGGCGGCTGGCGTGATCAGTCAGAATCCGGTGGCCTTGCAGCTCCGGTATCTCCAGACCCTCGTGGAGATCGCCGCCGAAAAGAATTCCACCACGATCTTCCCCGTCCCCATCGACATCATCACCCCGCTCATCAAGGGGCTGGAGCGGAAGGCCTAG
- a CDS encoding nodulation protein NfeD, with amino-acid sequence MIRRRCAFIVSRSAVAGLVLLAAACTGVAHAGGAQPVVVATYDGVVNPVTAEYVHDALAFAETSGAQALIVRLDTPGGLDTSMRVIIKDFTGARLPVVVYVAPSGGRAASAGVFLTLAAHVAAMAPGTNIGAAHPVAMGGSEMDKTMKEKVENDSVAYIKSIAEQRGRNVAWAEDAVRKSVSATEKEALALKIVDLVADDLDGLLEKLEGRTVALATGSVVLKTKGATVREFPMGWRLELLQTLSDPNIAYVLMTIGTIGLLAELYNPGAILPGIVGAISLILAFYSFQSLPVNYAGVLLILLGIVLFILEVSVTSYGLLAIGGVVSMILGSLMLVKGGAPFLQISWAVILPVVGMAAAFTLLVVGMGIRAMRRPPLTGGEGMVGMIGVAKTAVAPQGRVLVHGELWDAVSDQPVQPGERVEVTRLEGLTLHVKPALRKGEA; translated from the coding sequence ATGATCAGACGGCGTTGCGCGTTCATCGTTTCCCGATCGGCCGTGGCCGGGCTCGTGCTCCTGGCCGCTGCCTGCACGGGCGTGGCGCACGCCGGGGGAGCGCAGCCGGTCGTCGTGGCCACCTACGACGGCGTCGTCAACCCGGTCACGGCCGAGTACGTACACGACGCGCTGGCGTTCGCGGAGACGAGCGGCGCGCAGGCCCTCATCGTCCGGTTGGACACGCCGGGCGGACTCGATACCTCGATGCGGGTGATCATCAAGGATTTCACGGGCGCGCGGCTGCCCGTGGTGGTCTACGTGGCGCCGTCCGGAGGGCGGGCCGCCTCAGCCGGCGTCTTCCTCACGTTGGCGGCTCACGTCGCCGCCATGGCGCCGGGCACCAATATCGGCGCCGCCCACCCGGTGGCGATGGGCGGGAGCGAGATGGACAAGACCATGAAGGAAAAGGTCGAAAACGACTCGGTCGCCTACATCAAGTCCATCGCGGAGCAGCGGGGGCGAAACGTCGCCTGGGCGGAGGATGCAGTGCGCAAAAGCGTATCAGCCACGGAAAAGGAGGCCCTGGCCCTGAAGATCGTGGATTTGGTGGCGGACGACCTCGACGGCCTGCTCGAGAAACTGGAGGGGCGGACCGTCGCGCTTGCCACCGGGTCCGTGGTGCTCAAGACGAAGGGGGCGACGGTGCGCGAGTTCCCGATGGGGTGGCGGCTGGAGCTCCTCCAGACCCTCAGCGATCCCAACATCGCCTACGTGCTCATGACGATCGGAACGATCGGGCTGCTCGCCGAGCTGTACAATCCCGGCGCCATCCTCCCCGGCATCGTGGGCGCGATCAGCCTCATCCTGGCCTTCTACTCGTTCCAGTCGCTGCCGGTGAACTACGCGGGCGTGCTGCTGATCCTTCTCGGGATCGTGCTGTTCATCCTGGAAGTCTCCGTGACCAGCTACGGCCTGCTGGCGATCGGGGGCGTCGTCTCGATGATCCTCGGGTCGCTGATGTTGGTGAAGGGCGGGGCCCCGTTTCTGCAAATTTCCTGGGCCGTCATCCTGCCCGTCGTCGGCATGGCGGCGGCCTTCACCCTGCTGGTGGTCGGCATGGGCATCCGCGCGATGCGGCGCCCGCCGCTGACGGGAGGGGAGGGGATGGTGGGGATGATCGGGGTCGCCAAGACGGCGGTCGCGCCCCAGGGGCGGGTTCTGGTTCACGGCGAGTTGTGGGACGCGGTCAGCGACCAGCCGGTGCAGCCGGGAGAGCGGGTGGAGGTCACCCGGCTGGAAGGGCTGACACTCCACGTGAAGCCCGCGTTGAGAAAAGGGGAGGCCTGA
- a CDS encoding shikimate kinase: MNIVLIGYRGTGKSSVGKALAQRLERRLISTDAEIVTRAGLPIPEIVQRFGWEHFRNLESEVCRELAGQDGLVIDTGGGAILRQQNVDRLKANGRLFWLTAEVRTIAERIGGDTQRPSLTGTKSFVEEIGEVLREREPKYRAAADHVVPTDGKSVGEIVQTILANLNL, encoded by the coding sequence ATGAACATCGTCCTGATCGGCTACCGCGGAACCGGCAAGAGCAGCGTGGGAAAAGCCCTGGCCCAGCGGCTGGAGCGCCGCTTGATCTCCACCGACGCCGAAATCGTCACACGGGCCGGCCTGCCCATCCCCGAGATCGTCCAGCGGTTCGGCTGGGAGCATTTCCGGAATTTGGAGTCGGAGGTGTGCCGCGAACTGGCCGGCCAGGACGGCTTGGTCATCGACACCGGCGGCGGCGCGATCCTGCGACAGCAGAACGTGGACCGCCTCAAGGCCAACGGCCGCCTGTTCTGGCTCACCGCGGAAGTCCGCACCATCGCCGAGCGCATCGGCGGCGACACGCAGCGGCCGTCCCTGACCGGCACCAAGTCGTTCGTCGAGGAGATCGGCGAGGTGCTGCGGGAACGGGAGCCCAAGTACCGAGCTGCGGCGGATCACGTGGTGCCGACCGACGGCAAGTCCGTGGGCGAGATCGTGCAAACGATCCTGGCCAATCTCAACCTGTAG
- a CDS encoding trypsin-like peptidase domain-containing protein, with product MAVGLNRIGRSALCGRGLILVLIMTCIGTFACSTASVSAQNGPEAAKTKPMSVPEVVAAVRPSVVTVLTRGVPPISSQHPTPPGSGSGLIIAETGYILTNNHLVEGIGSVVVGLPTGRLTPGRVVARDFLLDLALIKIQAKDLVAAKLGQSSSLQIGETVVAIGNPFALRGGSTVTVGVVSALDRSILAPNGETLYDLIQTDAAINPGNSGGPLVDLSGRVVGLNVAVAPAAQAISYAISIDAAFPQIQSMLVRGTVLRPDLGFVPLTVTPSIVASFSLEVDRGVLAVQVEESRPAAQAGLQSGDVITAVDNVPLYNVGDFWHAFLRPGEQAPAQLTVHGKKGQYTATLPRPLLLPPSR from the coding sequence GTGGCCGTGGGACTCAATCGGATCGGGCGTTCCGCCCTGTGCGGACGCGGCCTGATCCTCGTTCTGATCATGACCTGCATCGGGACGTTCGCCTGCTCGACGGCCTCCGTCTCGGCCCAGAACGGTCCGGAAGCGGCAAAGACCAAGCCGATGTCGGTTCCGGAGGTGGTCGCGGCGGTCAGGCCCTCCGTCGTGACCGTCCTGACCAGGGGCGTGCCCCCCATTTCCAGCCAGCATCCCACGCCACCCGGTTCCGGGTCGGGCCTCATCATCGCCGAGACCGGCTACATCCTGACGAACAACCACCTGGTTGAAGGGATCGGGAGCGTGGTGGTCGGACTTCCGACCGGCCGGCTTACGCCCGGCCGGGTCGTCGCCAGGGACTTCCTGCTGGATCTGGCGCTGATCAAAATTCAGGCCAAGGATCTGGTCGCGGCCAAGCTGGGCCAGTCTTCCTCGCTCCAGATCGGCGAGACCGTGGTCGCGATCGGCAACCCCTTCGCCTTGCGGGGCGGGTCCACGGTCACGGTCGGAGTGGTCAGCGCCCTGGATCGGTCGATCCTGGCGCCCAACGGCGAGACCCTGTATGACCTCATCCAGACCGATGCGGCGATCAATCCGGGCAACAGCGGAGGGCCGTTGGTGGATCTGTCGGGACGGGTCGTCGGCCTCAACGTCGCCGTGGCGCCGGCGGCCCAGGCGATCAGCTACGCGATCTCGATCGACGCCGCTTTTCCCCAGATCCAGTCCATGCTCGTGCGCGGGACGGTGCTGCGGCCGGACCTGGGGTTCGTCCCGCTCACGGTGACGCCCAGCATCGTGGCCAGCTTCAGCCTGGAGGTGGATCGGGGCGTCCTCGCCGTGCAAGTGGAAGAGTCGCGGCCGGCCGCCCAAGCCGGCCTCCAGAGCGGAGACGTGATCACGGCGGTGGACAACGTTCCGCTCTACAACGTCGGCGACTTCTGGCACGCCTTTCTCCGGCCCGGTGAACAGGCCCCGGCCCAGCTCACCGTCCACGGGAAGAAAGGGCAATACACCGCCACCCTTCCCCGGCCGCTGCTCCTTCCGCCCTCCCGGTAG
- a CDS encoding TrkA family potassium uptake protein: MAKRQFAVIGLGRFGYSVAETLVRKGCEVLAIDLDESKVQSISDLATFAVQCDATDERALRAVSTQNVDVAVVSIGENIEASILIVQALKEMGIKTVIAKAVTNAHGKILTNLGVSEVIYPERDAAVRLAHRLVSPNVLEYLELAPGYSIEEVTVPDRLAGLRLGETMIREQHKLNLIGVKKQVTRMVKGRMVKDNVFNFTPTLDDVIEKGDVLVVIGKEEDLDRFCAME; encoded by the coding sequence ATGGCCAAACGTCAATTTGCGGTGATCGGGCTCGGCCGGTTCGGCTACAGCGTGGCCGAGACCCTGGTCAGGAAGGGATGCGAGGTCCTGGCGATCGACCTCGACGAGAGCAAGGTGCAGTCCATCAGCGACCTGGCGACCTTCGCGGTCCAATGTGACGCGACGGACGAGCGGGCGCTGCGGGCGGTCAGCACCCAGAACGTGGACGTCGCGGTGGTGAGCATCGGCGAGAACATCGAGGCCAGCATCCTGATCGTCCAGGCCCTCAAGGAAATGGGCATCAAGACCGTCATCGCCAAGGCCGTGACCAACGCCCACGGCAAGATCCTCACCAACCTCGGAGTGAGCGAGGTCATCTACCCGGAGCGGGACGCCGCCGTGCGGCTGGCCCACCGGTTGGTCTCGCCGAACGTGCTCGAGTACCTGGAGCTGGCGCCCGGCTACAGCATCGAGGAAGTGACCGTGCCGGACCGGCTCGCGGGGCTGCGCCTCGGGGAGACCATGATCCGCGAGCAGCACAAGCTCAACCTGATCGGGGTGAAGAAGCAGGTGACCAGGATGGTCAAGGGCCGGATGGTCAAGGACAACGTCTTCAACTTCACGCCGACCCTGGACGACGTCATCGAGAAGGGCGACGTGCTCGTGGTGATCGGCAAGGAAGAGGATCTGGACCGGTTCTGCGCGATGGAATAG
- a CDS encoding glucose 1-dehydrogenase has product MKLTGKVALVTGGGTGIGEATARLFAREGAAVVVTGRRKEPLEQAAGAIQKAGGRALAVAGDVSDEAHARSAVAQAVRAFGALNILVNNAGIGAFGKQLHEEDDATWNDLLAVNLTGVFRMTRAAVPELLKAGGGSIVNISSIAGLVGIPLTAAYSATKGALDALTRCLAVDYAKQGIRCNAICPGLVDTPMAAPLIGDPEKLAWAMSMYPLGRPGTPEEVAKLILYLASDESAWVTGAIFPIDGGMTAQ; this is encoded by the coding sequence ATGAAACTGACGGGCAAGGTGGCATTGGTCACGGGCGGGGGGACCGGCATCGGCGAGGCGACCGCCCGGTTGTTCGCCCGGGAAGGGGCCGCGGTCGTCGTCACCGGGCGGCGCAAGGAGCCCCTGGAGCAGGCCGCCGGGGCGATCCAGAAGGCGGGCGGCCGGGCCCTGGCCGTGGCGGGCGACGTCAGCGACGAAGCCCACGCCCGATCGGCGGTGGCGCAGGCGGTGCGGGCCTTCGGTGCGCTCAACATCCTCGTCAACAACGCGGGCATCGGGGCCTTCGGCAAGCAGCTGCACGAAGAGGACGACGCGACGTGGAACGATCTTCTGGCCGTGAACCTGACCGGCGTCTTTCGCATGACCCGGGCCGCCGTGCCCGAGCTGCTGAAAGCGGGCGGCGGCTCCATCGTCAACATCTCCTCGATTGCCGGCCTGGTCGGTATCCCGCTGACCGCCGCCTACAGTGCGACGAAGGGGGCCCTCGACGCCTTGACCCGCTGTCTGGCCGTCGACTACGCGAAGCAGGGCATCCGCTGCAACGCCATCTGCCCCGGCCTGGTGGACACGCCGATGGCGGCGCCGCTGATCGGCGATCCGGAAAAGCTGGCCTGGGCGATGAGCATGTACCCGCTCGGGAGGCCGGGCACGCCGGAGGAGGTGGCCAAGCTGATCCTCTACCTGGCGTCGGATGAATCCGCCTGGGTGACGGGCGCGATCTTCCCCATTGACGGCGGGATGACTGCCCAATAG
- a CDS encoding tRNA (adenine-N1)-methyltransferase, translating to MTHLRNGERVHLVDKKGRQYAVTLKAGETFQLSGETIAHDDVIGKADGSLVTLSRGRRMLAVRPTLGEYVLKMPRGAQVIYPKDLAMITIWADIYPGARVLEAGTGSGALTMALLRAVGPQGGVVSYEAREDFARTAMKNIERYLGPTPTLAVRRQDIYEGIAEADGTFDRIVLDLPEPWRVVPHAVRALRSGGLFLSYVPTVPQVMQTVEALERAAVFGLIETFETLLRTWNIQGRSVRPDHRMVAHSGFITVARKVEPGLWSGGSAGDRLQPRPEEEGADEGDREREGQERP from the coding sequence ATGACTCATTTGCGCAACGGAGAGCGCGTTCACCTGGTGGACAAGAAGGGACGGCAGTACGCCGTGACGCTCAAGGCCGGGGAAACGTTCCAACTGAGCGGAGAAACGATCGCGCACGACGACGTGATCGGCAAAGCGGACGGATCGCTCGTAACGCTCTCCCGCGGGCGGCGGATGCTGGCGGTCCGGCCCACCCTGGGGGAATACGTGCTGAAGATGCCCCGCGGGGCCCAGGTCATCTACCCCAAGGACTTGGCCATGATCACGATCTGGGCCGACATCTACCCGGGAGCCCGCGTGCTCGAAGCCGGGACCGGCTCGGGAGCCCTGACCATGGCCCTGCTCCGCGCCGTCGGACCGCAGGGGGGCGTGGTGAGCTACGAAGCACGCGAGGACTTCGCCCGCACGGCGATGAAGAACATCGAGCGGTACCTCGGACCGACGCCGACCCTGGCGGTCCGACGCCAGGACATCTACGAGGGCATCGCCGAAGCGGACGGGACCTTCGACCGGATCGTCCTCGATCTGCCCGAACCCTGGCGGGTGGTGCCCCATGCGGTCCGGGCGCTCCGCTCCGGCGGGCTCTTCCTGAGCTACGTGCCGACGGTGCCCCAGGTCATGCAGACGGTGGAAGCTTTAGAACGGGCTGCGGTGTTCGGACTGATCGAGACCTTCGAAACCCTGCTGCGCACGTGGAACATCCAGGGCCGGAGCGTGCGCCCCGACCACCGGATGGTGGCGCACTCGGGATTCATCACGGTTGCCCGGAAGGTCGAGCCGGGCCTCTGGAGCGGCGGCTCAGCAGGCGACCGGCTCCAGCCCCGGCCTGAGGAAGAGGGAGCGGACGAGGGCGATCGGGAACGGGAGGGGCAAGAGCGTCCATGA
- a CDS encoding sigma-70 family RNA polymerase sigma factor — protein sequence MGKGNLTEDRQRGAVEPTRPLDPEADDPEASDLLELIERDTAESETPESKPEPAGAGREEDASLALESVYFRSFGERPLLNREEEVELAKRIDEGTRGIRAALKEAAGLACKLRRNENLQESLQSLQEIRGLSGFSAIALNRAEACLAALQAEARGPSKAAAARVKQLAACRRRLRQSRTLQEQAKDEMVRCNLRLVVDIAKHYTGRGLTLLDLVQEGNMGLMKAAERYQYRKGFKFSTYATWWIRQGITRALADQSRTIRIPVHLTEASHRIVRTSRRLVQQLGREVRVEEVGKVLRTSPEKIQETLQAFQEPVSLENPIGDGETLLGELIADRQAVAPDAHVHRTELTREMDRILGTLTPREQTVIRMRFGIGQDEPFTLEQVGQHLSVTRERIRQIEAKAIKKLKTPEIKELFAAIR from the coding sequence ATGGGAAAAGGGAATCTGACAGAGGACAGGCAGCGTGGGGCGGTCGAGCCGACTCGCCCGCTGGACCCGGAAGCGGACGACCCGGAAGCCAGCGACCTGCTGGAATTGATCGAACGGGATACGGCCGAGTCCGAGACGCCGGAGTCGAAGCCGGAACCGGCGGGGGCCGGGCGGGAAGAGGATGCCTCACTCGCGCTGGAGTCGGTCTACTTCCGGTCATTCGGCGAGCGGCCGCTGCTCAACCGGGAAGAAGAAGTCGAACTGGCCAAGCGGATCGACGAGGGCACGCGCGGCATCCGCGCGGCGCTCAAGGAAGCGGCAGGCCTCGCGTGCAAGCTCCGGAGGAACGAGAATCTGCAGGAGTCGCTGCAGTCCTTGCAGGAGATTCGGGGGCTCAGCGGGTTCTCCGCGATCGCGTTGAACCGGGCGGAGGCCTGTCTGGCGGCGCTTCAAGCCGAGGCCAGGGGGCCGAGCAAGGCTGCAGCGGCCAGGGTGAAGCAGTTGGCGGCTTGCCGGCGCCGGCTTCGCCAGTCGCGGACCCTGCAGGAGCAGGCCAAGGACGAGATGGTCCGCTGCAACCTGCGGCTGGTGGTGGACATCGCCAAGCACTACACCGGGCGCGGGTTGACCCTGCTCGATCTGGTTCAGGAAGGCAACATGGGGCTGATGAAGGCCGCGGAGCGGTACCAATACCGCAAGGGGTTCAAGTTCAGCACCTACGCGACCTGGTGGATTCGCCAGGGGATCACCCGCGCGTTGGCGGACCAGTCACGGACCATCCGGATTCCGGTGCACCTGACCGAGGCGTCGCACCGGATCGTGCGGACGTCGCGGCGGCTCGTGCAGCAGCTCGGCCGTGAAGTGCGGGTCGAGGAGGTGGGCAAGGTCCTCCGGACCAGCCCGGAGAAGATCCAGGAGACCTTGCAGGCGTTCCAGGAGCCGGTCTCGCTGGAAAATCCGATCGGAGACGGAGAAACGCTCCTCGGGGAGTTGATCGCGGACCGCCAGGCGGTCGCGCCGGACGCCCATGTCCATCGCACCGAGCTGACGAGGGAGATGGACCGAATCCTTGGAACGCTGACGCCGAGGGAGCAGACGGTGATCCGGATGCGGTTCGGAATCGGCCAGGACGAGCCCTTCACGCTCGAGCAGGTGGGCCAGCACCTCTCCGTGACCCGCGAGCGGATCAGGCAGATCGAAGCCAAGGCCATCAAGAAGCTCAAGACGCCGGAGATCAAGGAGCTGTTCGCCGCGATCCGGTGA
- a CDS encoding cation:proton antiporter has protein sequence MEQLSVQAVLGLVGFIILIGLAGELFLKKTGIPSVLLLVALGVMGGPVLNLVEPSRVQVLAPYFGTLALLIILFDGGLNLRIARVLREAPLALAFTVVVFSATVGATAWVYAGLLDHPWLHGVLLGAILGGTTGAIVIPVVSHLAALRNETKVLLSLESAFTDVFVVIATLAVIGMLTTPAGSAHLVRDVFHAFFDALLLAVVTGVLWARLLTWLRGQTFSYMLTLAAILVLYDVAELVGANGAVTILLFGIVLANLETLARRLAGPIRRAIGYELNQAEFSMDEALRRLNEELSFLVRTFFYVLLGLILDLSAITWRVGLVGLLLFALAVVVRWLVVEGFGRLWCNWSPVERRVAAAMLPRGLAAAVMAFMPASAGVQDTESFPMYALSVIALSVAYMTVALALERRRGAEPSGSVPVEPASVSEPGRS, from the coding sequence ATGGAGCAATTGAGTGTCCAGGCCGTCCTTGGCCTCGTCGGCTTCATCATCCTCATCGGCTTGGCCGGGGAGCTGTTCCTCAAGAAGACGGGCATCCCCAGCGTGTTGCTGCTCGTCGCCCTGGGCGTGATGGGCGGGCCGGTGCTGAACCTGGTAGAGCCGAGCCGGGTCCAGGTGCTGGCACCCTACTTCGGCACTCTGGCCTTGCTGATCATCCTGTTCGACGGCGGGCTCAATCTCCGGATCGCAAGGGTCCTGCGGGAAGCGCCGTTGGCCCTGGCCTTCACGGTCGTCGTCTTTTCCGCAACGGTCGGCGCGACGGCCTGGGTGTATGCGGGCCTTCTGGACCACCCTTGGCTCCACGGGGTCCTGCTCGGCGCAATCCTCGGCGGCACGACCGGCGCAATCGTCATCCCCGTCGTCTCCCATCTTGCCGCGCTGCGGAATGAGACGAAGGTACTGCTCAGCCTGGAGTCCGCGTTCACCGACGTCTTCGTCGTCATTGCGACGCTGGCGGTGATCGGCATGCTGACCACTCCCGCCGGGTCGGCCCACCTCGTCCGCGACGTGTTCCACGCCTTCTTCGACGCCTTGTTGCTGGCCGTGGTCACCGGCGTGCTTTGGGCGAGGCTCTTGACCTGGCTGCGTGGCCAGACCTTCTCCTACATGTTAACGCTCGCGGCCATCCTGGTGTTGTACGACGTGGCCGAGCTTGTCGGGGCGAATGGCGCAGTCACGATCTTGTTGTTTGGCATCGTGCTGGCGAATCTGGAGACGCTGGCGCGGCGTCTCGCCGGCCCTATCCGTCGTGCGATCGGGTACGAGTTGAATCAGGCCGAGTTCTCGATGGACGAAGCGCTTCGACGACTCAACGAGGAACTGTCGTTTTTGGTTCGGACGTTCTTTTACGTGTTGCTCGGCCTGATCCTGGACCTGTCGGCCATAACGTGGAGGGTGGGGCTGGTGGGCCTGCTCCTGTTCGCCCTCGCCGTCGTCGTCCGGTGGCTGGTGGTCGAGGGGTTCGGACGTCTCTGGTGCAATTGGAGTCCGGTCGAGCGGCGCGTAGCGGCCGCCATGCTGCCGCGCGGCCTGGCGGCGGCGGTGATGGCCTTCATGCCGGCCAGCGCCGGCGTCCAGGACACGGAGTCGTTCCCGATGTACGCGCTCAGCGTGATCGCGCTCTCTGTCGCTTACATGACGGTCGCGCTGGCGTTGGAGCGGCGCCGGGGCGCAGAACCCTCGGGGTCGGTTCCGGTCGAGCCCGCCTCGGTATCGGAGCCCGGTCGGTCATGA
- a CDS encoding shikimate dehydrogenase: MEINAKTKLCGLLGNPVDHSLSPLIHNAAFQKLGLNFVYLAFKVEDLDGAVRGIRALGNLRGFSVTIPHKVAIIPFLDEVEQTARHIGSVNTIVVDGDRLTGYNTDASGAVLALEQAGVTLEGARILMLGSGGAARAIAFALGAGKRVGALSILGIDEKERSALVKDLRDRTDLRAEEGPITDDRLRAAIARSDILIHCTPTGMHPKGDETCVPARLLNPRLTVMDIVYNPRETRLLREAAAAGCRTIPGLEMFLNQAVGQFELWTGQTAPSDVMRAVLESHFR; this comes from the coding sequence ATGGAGATCAACGCCAAGACCAAGCTCTGCGGACTGCTCGGCAACCCGGTGGACCATTCCCTCTCCCCGCTCATCCACAACGCCGCGTTCCAGAAATTGGGGCTGAACTTCGTTTACCTGGCCTTCAAAGTGGAAGATTTGGACGGCGCCGTTCGCGGCATCCGGGCGCTCGGCAACCTCCGCGGTTTCAGCGTGACGATCCCCCACAAGGTCGCGATCATCCCCTTCCTGGACGAGGTGGAGCAAACCGCCAGACACATCGGGTCGGTGAACACGATCGTCGTGGACGGGGACAGGCTGACGGGCTACAACACGGACGCGTCGGGCGCGGTCCTGGCGCTGGAGCAGGCCGGCGTGACGCTCGAAGGCGCGCGGATCCTGATGCTGGGCTCCGGGGGAGCGGCGCGGGCGATCGCCTTCGCCCTGGGAGCCGGCAAGCGGGTCGGCGCGTTGAGCATCCTGGGCATCGACGAGAAGGAGCGGTCGGCGCTGGTGAAGGACCTGAGAGATCGGACCGACCTGCGCGCGGAGGAGGGTCCGATCACCGACGACCGTCTCCGGGCCGCCATCGCCCGGTCCGACATTTTGATCCATTGTACGCCGACCGGTATGCACCCCAAGGGCGACGAGACCTGCGTGCCCGCCCGCCTGCTGAATCCGCGGCTGACCGTGATGGACATCGTGTACAACCCGCGCGAGACGCGGCTGCTTCGGGAGGCCGCGGCGGCCGGCTGCCGGACGATCCCCGGACTGGAGATGTTCCTCAACCAGGCGGTCGGCCAGTTCGAGCTCTGGACCGGCCAGACCGCTCCCTCCGACGTCATGCGGGCCGTGCTCGAATCCCACTTCCGATGA